One Physeter macrocephalus isolate SW-GA chromosome 10, ASM283717v5, whole genome shotgun sequence DNA window includes the following coding sequences:
- the LOC102974753 gene encoding LOW QUALITY PROTEIN: sulfite oxidase, mitochondrial (The sequence of the model RefSeq protein was modified relative to this genomic sequence to represent the inferred CDS: substituted 1 base at 1 genomic stop codon) — protein MLLLHRTVVPGLRQAYRLKSAPSRLCIRACSTNGSFQPQHSSHAFSGDNSSTRGWRVMGTLLGLGAVLAYHDHRCRAGQESPRLYTREEVRSHSSPETGMWVTLGSEVFDVTEFVDLHPGGPSKLMLAAGGSLEPFWALYAVHNQSHVREILAQDKTGELSPDDKAASIVKTSDPYADDPIRHSALKVNSQRPFNAEPHPELLTENYITPNPIFFTRNHLPVPNLDPDTYRLHVVGPPGGQSLCLSLDDLYQFPKHEITVTLQCAGNRRSEMTRFKEVRGLEWSAGAISTARWAGARLCDVLAQAGHQLSETEAHVCFEGLDSDPTGTAYGASIPLARAMDPEAEVLLAYEMNGQPLPRDHGFPVRVVVPGVVGARHVKWLGRVSVEPEESYSHWQRRDYKGFSPSVDWDTVDFDSAPSIQELPVQSAITQPKDGETIESGEVTVKGYAWSGGGRAVVRVDVSLDGGLTWQVAELDGEEQRARKAWAWRLWQLQAPVPAGKKELNIVCKAVDDSYNVQPDTVAPIWNLXGVLSNAWHHVHVHVAP, from the exons ATGCTGCTGCTGCACAGAACTGTGGTCCCAGGGCTCCGACAGGCCTACAGACTCAAGTCAGCCCCCTCAAGGCTCTGCATTCGGGCCTGCTCTACAAATGGTTCATTTCAGCCACAGCACTCCAGCCATGCCTTCTCTGGTGATAACTCCAGCACCAGGGGATGGAGAGTCATGGGGACTCTGCTAGGCCTTGGTGCAGTATTGGCCTATCATGACCACCGGTGCAGGGCTGGTCAGGAGTCACCACGCCTATACACGAGGGAGGAAGTGAGATCCCACAGCAGCCCTGAAACTGGGATGTGGGTGACTTTGGGCTCTGAGGTCTTTGATGTCACAGAATTTGTGGACCTACACCCAGGGGGTCCATCAAAGCTTATGCTAGCAGCTGGGGGTTCTCTAGAGCCCTTCTGGGCCCTCTATGCTGTTCACAACCAGTCCCACGTGCGAGAGATACTGGCTCAGGACAAGACTGGGGAGCTGAGCCCCGACGACAAGGCAGCCTCCATCGTGAAGACCTCTGACCCTTACGCTGATGATCCTATACGTCACTCAGCCCTGAAGGTCAACAGCCAGCGCCCCTTTAATGCGGAGCCCCACCCTGAGCTGCTGACAGAAAACTACATCACACCCAACCCTATCTTCTTCACCCGGAATCATTTGCCTGTACCTAACCTTGACCCAGACACCTATCGCCTACATGTAGTAGGGCCACCTGGGGGTCAGTCACTGTGCCTATCCCTGGATGACTTGTACCAGTTCCCCAAGCACGAGATCACGGTCACTCTGCAGTGTGCCGGCAACCGGCGCTCTGAGATGACTCGGTTCAAAGAAGTAAGAGGTCTGGAGTGGAGTGCAGGGGCCATTAGCACTGCACGCTGGGCTGGGGCACGGCTCTGTGATGTGTTAGCCCAGGCTGGTCACCAGCTCTCTGAAACTGAGGCCCATGTCTGCTTTGAGGGACTGGACTCAGACCCCACAGGGACTGCCTATGGAGCATCCATCCCTCTGGCTCGGGCCATGGACCCTGAAGCTGAG GTCCTGTTGGCATATGAGATGAATGGGCAGCCTCTGCCTCGTGACCATGGCTTCCCTGTGCGGGTGGTGGTTCCTGGTGTGGTGGGTGCCCGCCATGTCAAATGGCTGGGCAGAGTGAGCGTGGAACCCGAGGAAAGTTACAGCCACTGGCAGCGGCGGGATTACAAAGGCTTCTCTCCGTCTGTGGACTGGGACACTGTAGATTTTGACTCGGCTCCATCTATTCAGGAACTTCCTGTCCAGTCAGCCATCACACAGCCCAAAGATGGGGAGACAATAGAGTCAGGGGAGGTGACTGTCAAAGGCTATGCATGGAGTGGTGGAGGAAGAGCTGTGGTCAGGGTGGATGTGTCTCTGGATGGGGGCCTAACCTGGCAGGTGGCTGAGCTGGATGGAGAGGAACAGCGTGCCCGAAAGGCCTGGGCCTGGCGGCTATGGCAGCTGCAAGCCCCTGTGCCAGCTGGGAAAAAAGAATTGAACATCGTTTGTAAGGCTGTCGATGACAGCTACAATGTTCAGCCAGACACAGTGGCCCCAATCTGGAACCTGTGAGGCGTGCTCAGCAATGCCTGGCACCATGTCCACGTCCATGTTGCTCCATAA